A stretch of DNA from Oryza brachyantha chromosome 4, ObraRS2, whole genome shotgun sequence:
GCACTAATACTGTAGTATATAGTAAGTACATGGCTCctgctaattaatcaatcaataaGCATGGGCTTGGCCGGTGGCTGTCGTGTATCATGCTGGTCAAAGGGTCGGCGATATGTTTCTCTAAGATTCAATTAGTGTGATGTGATAAAACCACCCCAAGAAAaatctgaatatttttttcattcatcacAAAAGGTTCGTCCTGAGAGTTCAGAACAGATATGCTCATATTCATACcagacaaaaaataatcaaacggCTACTCAAAGAACCGAACAAATTGTACCAAacgtttaaatttttgttcactaggttaatatttaataatattaaacaacttttctcaTCGCACTCATCAATGGTGGGtattttttactgtttatgTGCAACGTTTGATTGTtagtcttatttataaaaattttatgattattatttttatttttattaaatgattaGCATATTGTCCATGcgtattttattaaaaaaatatcattagcatgttaGTAAAATAGAGCCAATAAAagtgatttgatatatatgtctcaATTATTTTCTCTTCTAATAAATAGGAGGGAGTTGGTGTTGGAGTAGATATCAAATTCACCGCCACCACTGTTCCTCTTCATGAGAGTATAGATAAAgaataagtaatattttatttgtgactattttttttaattttctcataaattttgtaaataagatgaacagttGAACATTAGACACGGAAATTTGGAAATccacaaacaaaattaaattgtgaGGAAGGTAGCAGATCTGCTTGTCATGGCTGGTGATGCGACCGTCTAGTATTCATCGTGCTTTATTATACTAGTAATATAGCATGTATTGAATATGATCCATACAAATGATAATGGCATACGTAGACCAactgagaaattttttttaataaattacttGATTTTTCTTCCTGTTTTTTTGTGAACCCGATGTTTTTTGCGTGGCTGAGGTGAGGGAGAGGTCAAACGACTCCATTAAGTAGAAGAAGAATGGTCTCGGAAATCCGTAAGAACAGGTTGACAGTCAGCAAATGCTATTAGTCGTTTGGGTACTCGACGCGACGGCGGTTACCGATGAATTGAGAACCTATCAATACCAAACAAAACGCTGCTCACTACAACTGCCTCAAAGAAGACTTATTATATCCTGACCTGACCAATTATGCCTCAACTCTTGACCACATCACTGACCCCATCAAAGAGTAGACAGACTCACAATCCATCCAAACGAATCGAAATCAGTAAAATTTCATGGCCCCTAATCGACAAGCAGCCACAGCACACACAAGCATCAGAGTTCAGAGACACTACCCATCAACCTGACGAATTCACATCATCTGACTAGCTATCATCATCAACCGTCAAACTAATCCTATACACACACAGCATCATCAGCATGTACCATTCAGCATGCAGCATTCAGCAACGCTCGATGCCGACATGCCACAGGGTGGTGTGGACGACGGTGAAGACGCAGACGTCGCCCACCTTGAGGCCGTTGTCATGGCAGAACCTCTTCCAGCCATCTCCGAGAAGGTAGCAGGCATGACTGTATCGACGGCCAGCCACCTCCCATGatctcctcctgctgctgtttcctcctcctcctcctcctcttgaggtcatctccatctccatcgtCAGAGTTATGGTGCTCTTTTTTGCGAAGCCGATGGAGCTGCAGAAGGTCAACGCCAGAGACTGCAGGCAGGCAGGAATTGCAGAGATCAGGTTATATTAGTTGATGATCTCGGGCTGAATTTATCTCAGTTCAGAATGGGAGATTGTTTTCATTTGTCCCTCGAGAGGATGTCCCATTTGTACTTATAATTAAATGTACAATACCAATAGTCACGAAAGATTCAGAAAAGTTTTAACATGAAAATGAACTCGCCTATGTAAtgagattttgttttttaaacacacacacacacgatgGGTAAACAGTGTAAGCACTGTCCATAGTTGTGTTTTTGCTTCTTAATGTATAGTTGAATCCAGAGATAGAAATAAAAGGATAGTAGAGATATTATATCAACATTATcgatttttcaattttttttcattgctaCTTTACATGTAATTTAAAGTAAAGAGACATTTCATGGAGTGATGAAAAGACTTTCTTTGGTAAGATAGTCATATGAAATGAGAGATATAGTTGTGCTTACGACTAGGCATCTTTCAAGTATATATTCATTGATCTTCTTCTTTATCCAAGAAGGCGGTCCAATCTCGTAGATCGATTGGGACTTTTTTCGCCTTTCTCTTTCGCTGCCATCCGTTCTCCTTTTCTTGATGCTATCCTTTCTACCGGAAGAAGATGCTGTTCCATGTTGGTTTCCATTATCTTCATcaatttttctcttcttctcgaTACATTTCCTTCTACGAAAAGGTTCATCCTGATGGATTCCAGCATCTGCATACGTTGAGAAGGCACAGATGAATCCAATGACAGCAAGTTTTTCAAGGCAGCATAATTGAGAAACACAGCCAACGGTTAGACTGAaatatcagaattcagaaactaCACCTGTTTGCTCACATTGCTGAACTCTGGTGTCATCTGTCTTCAAATCTTTCCTGCATCCATTAGGCCCAAAAAATTCGACCTTGAACACCAAGTTGCCTCGATACCTCAACAGCAGGACATCGCCCTGAGAAACGCCATGGAATGACAGAAACTGTAGCCACCCGCCACAGAAAAACACACCCGATCGATCCTTCTCGAGCCCAATGCGCCAAAATTTGCCGGGGGGACTTGAGATGTAGGCCATGTTGCTGTTCAGGTGCTCTTCAGTGATGTAATGTTGCACAAACTTGTCAGGGATCCTCTGCAAGAACAGGCAGGGCAGTGAAATATAATGTGCGTTGTTCACGATACATTTTTTCAACTCTGAATATTCAGAGATGCGTGGATATATACGAAACCGGGACATTTTGTTCGTGACACAAGTTAAATAGCTCAAATTATCCTTTTTGTCACTTAAGACGTGCAGCATCCCTCTGTTTGAGACAATAGAGTAATGTCAAAAATCAAGGGtcgattgtttggctttttcatgggcaaacaacatatttccaaaca
This window harbors:
- the LOC102722113 gene encoding putative B3 domain-containing protein Os04g0346900, producing MDKMRIPDKFVQHYITEEHLNSNMAYISSPPGKFWRIGLEKDRSGVFFCGGWLQFLSFHGVSQGDVLLLRYRGNLVFKVEFFGPNGCRKDLKTDDTRVQQCEQTDAGIHQDEPFRRRKCIEKKRKIDEDNGNQHGTASSSGRKDSIKKRRTDGSERERRKKSQSIYEIGPPSWIKKKINEYILERCLVSLALTFCSSIGFAKKSTITLTMEMEMTSRGGGGGGNSSRRRSWEVAGRRYSHACYLLGDGWKRFCHDNGLKVGDVCVFTVVHTTLWHVGIERC